In Shouchella patagoniensis, the following are encoded in one genomic region:
- a CDS encoding alpha-ketoacid dehydrogenase subunit beta — MGNWTMAQAITDAMRNELNKNEDVLVFGEDVGNNGGVFRVTEGLQKEFGEDRVFDTPLAESGIGGLAIGLALTGHRPVMEIQFFGFVFEVFDSVAGQMSRWRFRSGNTQTMPITVRSPFGGGVKTPEMHADSLEGLMAQTPGLKVVIPSNPYDAKGLLISAIRDNDPVVFLEHMKLYRSFRQDVPEEEYTIELGKADIKREGKDITIIAYGAMVQASMKAAEELAEAGFEAEVIDLMTVSPFDVETVIASVEKTNRAIVVQEAQKQAGIASQIVAEITERAILSLEAPVLRVTSPDTVYPFAAVEDAWLPNPAIIVEKAKEVINF; from the coding sequence ATGGGTAATTGGACAATGGCACAAGCGATTACGGATGCCATGCGTAATGAGCTTAACAAAAATGAAGATGTCCTTGTGTTCGGAGAAGACGTTGGCAACAACGGCGGCGTATTCCGGGTAACGGAAGGTTTACAAAAAGAATTTGGCGAAGATCGCGTTTTTGATACCCCTCTTGCTGAGTCAGGTATTGGTGGATTGGCAATTGGTCTAGCGTTAACTGGTCATCGTCCGGTTATGGAAATTCAATTCTTTGGATTTGTATTTGAGGTTTTTGATTCAGTAGCTGGCCAAATGTCACGCTGGCGCTTTCGTTCCGGAAACACGCAAACTATGCCAATTACAGTTCGTTCTCCTTTTGGCGGAGGCGTTAAGACTCCGGAAATGCACGCAGATTCACTAGAAGGTCTTATGGCACAAACACCAGGATTGAAGGTTGTTATTCCTTCTAACCCTTATGATGCAAAAGGACTTTTAATTTCTGCCATTCGTGATAATGACCCTGTTGTATTCCTTGAACATATGAAATTATACCGTTCTTTCCGTCAAGATGTTCCTGAAGAAGAATATACAATAGAACTTGGTAAAGCAGATATTAAGCGTGAAGGTAAAGATATTACGATTATTGCTTACGGTGCAATGGTACAAGCATCAATGAAAGCTGCTGAAGAACTTGCGGAAGCTGGATTTGAAGCAGAAGTTATCGATTTAATGACTGTTAGCCCGTTTGATGTTGAAACAGTTATTGCATCTGTTGAAAAAACAAATCGTGCAATTGTTGTACAAGAAGCACAGAAACAAGCTGGAATTGCATCACAAATTGTTGCAGAGATTACTGAACGTGCAATTCTTTCACTTGAAGCTCCAGTTTTGCGAGTAACTTCACCTGATACAGTTTATCCGTTTGCTGCAGTTGAAGATGCATGGCTTCCAAACCCAGCTATTATCGTAGAAAAAGCAAAAGAAGTAATCAATTTCTAA
- the pdhA gene encoding pyruvate dehydrogenase (acetyl-transferring) E1 component subunit alpha, protein MRGLVDKLSTKTIAQVEEQFETFQILNEEGEVVNESAMPDLSDEQLQELMRRMVYTRIWDQRAISLNRQGRLGFYAPTAGQEASQLGSHFALDKEDWILPGYRDIPQIVFHGLPLHQAFLWSRGHFGGSQFEEGLNIVVPQIIIGAQIVQTAGVALGLKRKKKDNIAITYTGDGGASQGDFYEGMNFAGAYNAPAVFIVQNNRFAISVPVEKQSAAKTIAQKAVAAGIEGIQVDGMDVLAVYKATQDARKRALAGEGPTLIETLTYRYGAHTMAGDDPTRYRTSDEDDEWAKKDPLIRFRKFLEGKKLWSEDKENEVVEQAKEEIKQAIKDADRTPKQNVTDLLGFMFENPPVNIREQLEEYTAKESK, encoded by the coding sequence ATGAGAGGATTGGTGGACAAATTGAGTACTAAAACAATTGCGCAAGTCGAAGAGCAATTTGAAACCTTCCAGATTTTGAATGAGGAAGGTGAAGTCGTAAATGAATCAGCTATGCCTGATCTAAGCGACGAACAGTTACAAGAATTAATGCGTCGTATGGTATACACGCGTATTTGGGATCAGCGTGCAATTTCGTTGAATCGTCAAGGAAGATTGGGCTTTTACGCTCCTACAGCTGGACAGGAAGCCTCACAGCTTGGTTCTCATTTTGCACTTGATAAAGAAGATTGGATCTTGCCTGGATATCGTGATATTCCACAAATTGTGTTCCATGGTCTTCCACTTCATCAAGCTTTCTTATGGTCAAGAGGTCACTTTGGTGGTAGCCAGTTTGAAGAAGGACTAAATATTGTTGTTCCTCAGATTATCATTGGTGCTCAAATCGTTCAAACTGCTGGTGTTGCACTAGGTTTGAAACGTAAAAAGAAAGATAATATTGCAATCACTTACACGGGTGATGGCGGTGCTTCACAAGGTGATTTCTATGAAGGAATGAATTTTGCAGGTGCGTATAATGCTCCAGCGGTATTTATTGTTCAAAACAACCGTTTTGCAATTTCTGTACCAGTTGAGAAACAATCTGCTGCAAAAACAATTGCGCAAAAAGCAGTTGCTGCCGGTATTGAAGGCATTCAAGTAGATGGCATGGACGTCCTTGCTGTTTATAAAGCAACTCAAGATGCACGTAAACGCGCTCTTGCGGGAGAAGGTCCTACACTTATCGAAACATTAACTTATCGTTATGGTGCTCATACAATGGCTGGGGATGACCCGACTCGCTATCGTACTTCAGATGAAGATGATGAATGGGCGAAAAAAGATCCACTTATTCGTTTCCGTAAATTCCTTGAAGGCAAAAAGCTTTGGAGTGAAGACAAAGAAAACGAAGTCGTTGAACAAGCAAAAGAAGAAATTAAACAAGCTATTAAAGATGCAGATAGAACTCCAAAGCAAAATGTAACAGATTTGCTTGGATTTATGTTTGAAAATCCTCCTGTAAATATTCGTGAGCAGTTGGAAGAGTATACGGCAAAGGAGTCGAAGTAA
- a CDS encoding YkyA family protein, with protein MSNKKLLAGFACSALFLAACSQTATETIHDHLEQAAEIENEGFDTQQQPLVDAEERGTELYSQIVELDMDQFEEIVELADQAIETVNERRELISTEQESIEEGYSEFENAEASFEDLEDDELKVLAEEMQTAMDERHGSYQTLYTLYNEALDLDEQLYEMLKDEELDVDTLTGHIDTTNEKYEELQEATNNFNDHTTTYNDAKRAFYEASDLEVRFE; from the coding sequence GTGTCAAATAAGAAATTATTGGCTGGGTTTGCTTGTTCAGCATTGTTTTTAGCTGCATGTAGCCAAACAGCAACGGAAACGATTCACGACCACTTGGAACAAGCGGCTGAAATAGAAAATGAGGGTTTTGATACTCAACAACAACCTCTAGTTGATGCGGAAGAACGGGGAACAGAGCTTTACTCTCAAATTGTTGAGCTTGATATGGATCAATTTGAAGAAATTGTGGAGCTAGCGGATCAAGCGATTGAAACAGTGAATGAAAGACGTGAGCTTATTTCAACGGAACAAGAAAGTATCGAAGAGGGTTATAGTGAATTTGAAAATGCGGAAGCTTCTTTTGAAGATCTAGAAGATGATGAATTAAAGGTGCTTGCAGAAGAGATGCAAACGGCTATGGATGAAAGGCACGGGAGTTATCAGACGCTATATACTTTATATAATGAAGCACTTGATTTAGATGAGCAATTATATGAAATGCTTAAAGACGAAGAGCTTGATGTTGATACTTTAACAGGACATATTGATACAACAAATGAAAAGTACGAAGAGTTACAAGAAGCTACAAACAACTTCAATGATCATACTACTACATATAATGATGCGAAACGGGCGTTTTATGAAGCGTCTGACCTAGAAGTGCGCTTTGAATAA
- the def gene encoding peptide deformylase yields MITMDQIVREGNPVLRKVAEPVGLPLSDIDKQTLLSMLEFIKNSQDPEIAEKYGLRPGVGLAAPQIGVSKRMFAVHATDENGKEYSLGIANPKVVSHSIEKNELENGEGCLSVDREVEGLVPRHARLTVKGIDHEGNPVTLRLRGYIAIVFQHELDHLDGIMFYDRIEGLNDPHKKPLPGFAL; encoded by the coding sequence ATGATTACAATGGATCAAATTGTCCGTGAAGGAAACCCTGTCTTGCGTAAAGTAGCAGAACCTGTTGGTCTTCCTTTATCAGATATAGATAAACAAACACTTCTATCCATGCTAGAGTTTATTAAAAATAGCCAGGATCCAGAAATAGCAGAAAAATACGGACTTCGACCAGGGGTCGGCTTAGCCGCACCACAAATCGGCGTTTCAAAACGTATGTTCGCAGTCCATGCTACAGATGAAAATGGTAAAGAGTACAGCTTAGGAATTGCAAATCCTAAAGTTGTCAGCCATTCAATAGAAAAAAATGAACTTGAAAATGGCGAAGGTTGCCTCTCCGTTGACCGAGAAGTTGAAGGACTTGTCCCTCGTCATGCTCGCCTTACAGTTAAAGGAATTGATCACGAAGGGAACCCTGTTACGCTAAGACTTAGGGGCTATATCGCTATAGTGTTCCAACATGAGCTTGATCATTTAGATGGCATTATGTTCTATGACAGAATTGAAGGGTTAAACGACCCCCATAAAAAGCCATTACCGGGCTTCGCGCTTTAA
- a CDS encoding DNA-dependent RNA polymerase subunit epsilon — protein MIFKVYYQEDASQAPVRERTESLYIEAESESDVRLKLAPEGYNIEYVTALTGAYLSYEKEHEDYKVVTRSS, from the coding sequence ATGATTTTTAAAGTATACTACCAAGAAGATGCTAGCCAAGCTCCAGTCCGCGAGCGTACGGAATCTTTGTACATAGAAGCCGAGAGTGAAAGTGATGTTCGCTTAAAATTGGCTCCCGAAGGCTACAACATCGAATATGTAACAGCTCTTACAGGAGCATACCTTAGTTATGAAAAAGAGCATGAGGATTATAAGGTTGTGACACGTTCATCATGA